In one window of Bacillota bacterium DNA:
- a CDS encoding tyrosine-type recombinase/integrase yields the protein MCKPFGIHVSGPLEPFVSGFLEELARQGYSPWSATSYLVVMRHLSRWLGDQAWAVAELTPQRVQEFAAERRVRGYAKGRSNGGMLEVLTSYLRSIGAVPEVMSLVPETHLARVLDDFTTYLVSQRGLAQRTTRWYRYVAHQFLSTCGISEGVTGYGFEGLMTDKVTAFILAESRRRSVGSLHNVAVALRAFLRFLYVQGHTPLSLADAVLPAPTWRDTRLSRALSEQQVARLLASCDRETTAGRRDFAILTLLARLGLRSKEVASLTLDDVDWRNGEILVAGKGNRHDRLPLPVDVGEALADYCHKARRGGSCRALFLHVRAPYAALSSASISSIVTRACGRAGLPPAGAHRLRHSAATAMRRAGAPLLEIGQVLRHHRLTTTAHYAKDDHDALASVARRWPGGAV from the coding sequence CTGGTCGTAATGAGGCACCTAAGCCGTTGGCTGGGCGATCAGGCCTGGGCTGTGGCGGAACTGACACCCCAGCGGGTGCAGGAGTTTGCAGCCGAGCGGCGGGTGCGCGGTTATGCGAAGGGACGCTCAAACGGCGGAATGCTAGAGGTGCTAACGAGCTATCTCCGTAGCATTGGTGCTGTGCCCGAGGTGATGTCGCTCGTTCCCGAGACACACCTGGCGCGGGTTTTGGACGACTTCACCACGTATTTGGTCAGTCAGCGCGGCTTGGCCCAGCGGACCACTCGCTGGTACCGGTACGTGGCGCATCAGTTCTTGTCTACTTGCGGAATCAGCGAGGGCGTGACCGGATACGGCTTTGAAGGCTTGATGACCGATAAGGTCACTGCGTTCATCCTTGCGGAGTCCAGGCGTCGTAGCGTAGGATCGCTCCACAACGTGGCGGTTGCTCTGCGGGCATTTCTGCGCTTTCTGTACGTGCAAGGTCACACACCATTGTCGCTTGCGGATGCAGTGCTGCCTGCTCCAACTTGGCGTGACACCAGACTGTCGCGCGCCTTATCCGAGCAACAGGTAGCGCGACTACTCGCCAGTTGCGACCGCGAAACCACTGCGGGTCGCCGCGATTTCGCGATTTTGACCCTGCTGGCCCGGCTCGGCTTGCGATCCAAGGAGGTGGCATCGCTGACGCTAGATGATGTCGACTGGCGTAACGGAGAGATCCTCGTGGCCGGTAAGGGCAATCGCCACGATCGGCTCCCACTACCAGTTGATGTCGGCGAGGCTCTGGCCGATTATTGTCACAAGGCTCGTCGCGGCGGCAGTTGCCGCGCCCTGTTTCTGCATGTGCGGGCGCCCTATGCTGCCCTGTCGAGCGCTTCTATTAGCAGCATTGTAACGCGGGCCTGCGGCCGGGCAGGACTACCACCTGCGGGTGCACACCGGCTTCGACATAGCGCGGCGACGGCAATGCGTCGAGCCGGTGCGCCGTTGTTGGAGATCGGCCAGGTTCTTCGACACCACCGTCTAACGACCACTGCCCATTACGCCAAGGATGACCACGATGCCTTGGCCAGTGTCGCCCGGCGATGGCCAGGTGGTGCGGTATGA
- a CDS encoding tyrosine-type recombinase/integrase: protein MSNLAPILEAFFTERLLTQRQASPRTVAAYRDTFRLLLNFVHEQIGKAPSQVDIAELDAPLIGAFLDWLEHDRHNGVRTRNARLAAIHSLFRYASFRHPEHANVIQRVLAIPSKRYERSTIDFLNQDEIDALLAAIDRTKWTGRRDYALLVLAIQTGLRISELTGLVVGDLELGSGAHVRCHGKGRKQRATPLTTRTVAVLRVWLRERGGCQTDPAFPTLRGGPLSSDAVQWLLAKYASLAAQRCPSLRSKKVSPHVLRHTCAMNLLHGGVDPTVIALWLGHESVQTTQVYFHADLALKEKAISRAAPPNTKPGRYRPPDRLLAFLEGL from the coding sequence ATGAGTAACCTCGCACCCATCCTAGAAGCCTTTTTCACCGAACGGCTCCTCACTCAGCGGCAGGCCAGTCCGCGCACCGTGGCCGCCTATCGGGATACCTTCCGCCTACTGCTTAACTTCGTCCACGAGCAGATCGGAAAGGCGCCTTCTCAAGTCGACATTGCTGAACTTGATGCCCCACTGATCGGCGCTTTCCTCGACTGGCTTGAGCATGACCGGCATAATGGCGTCCGCACTCGCAATGCTCGTTTGGCAGCGATTCACTCGCTGTTCCGCTATGCCTCCTTCCGTCACCCCGAGCATGCGAACGTGATCCAACGTGTACTCGCCATTCCATCAAAGCGCTACGAGCGCTCGACGATTGACTTCCTTAACCAGGACGAGATTGACGCGTTGCTCGCTGCAATCGACCGTACCAAATGGACGGGCCGGCGGGACTACGCCCTGTTGGTCCTCGCTATCCAAACAGGGCTGCGGATCAGCGAGTTGACCGGGCTCGTGGTCGGAGACCTCGAGCTGGGGTCCGGAGCCCATGTACGGTGTCACGGAAAGGGGCGCAAGCAACGAGCGACCCCCTTGACAACTCGGACGGTTGCTGTGCTACGCGTCTGGCTTCGGGAGCGGGGCGGTTGCCAGACTGATCCGGCTTTCCCGACCCTTCGCGGCGGGCCTCTCAGCTCCGATGCGGTGCAATGGCTACTCGCTAAATATGCGTCCTTAGCCGCCCAACGCTGCCCATCGTTACGCTCCAAGAAAGTGTCGCCCCACGTGCTCCGCCACACCTGCGCGATGAACCTACTTCACGGCGGCGTCGACCCCACCGTAATCGCGCTCTGGCTGGGACACGAAAGCGTCCAGACCACTCAGGTCTACTTTCATGCCGACCTGGCCCTCAAAGAAAAAGCGATCTCTCGCGCAGCTCCGCCTAACACAAAACCTGGTCGCTACCGCCCTCCCGATAGGTTGCTCGCGTTTCTTGAAGGCCTGTGA
- a CDS encoding tyrosine-type recombinase/integrase: protein MIDLRQQVSDYVALRRSLGFKLRGHDRLLTDFVDYLDRMGASTVTSQLALAWATKPTNVQPLWRKKRLSVVCGFSRYLHTLDPSVEVPVPDLLAYRYRRPTPYLYSETEIASLIDAAGTLSPPLRAMTYQALFGLLAVTGMRLSEAIRLDHDDVDLDAGLIRIRQTKFNKPRQLPLHPTTIAALKEYAQQRARLGGKPRVPSFFVSTRGTRLIDACVRRVFAQLIARVGLQPRAGSGRPRIHDLRHTFAVATLRDWYQAGTDVTSKLPLLSAYLGHVDPVSTYWYLQAAPDLLVLAAERIGHAKGALR, encoded by the coding sequence ATGATCGATCTTCGTCAGCAAGTCAGCGACTATGTTGCCCTGCGGCGCTCTCTTGGGTTCAAACTTCGCGGCCACGACCGGCTTCTGACCGACTTCGTTGACTACCTGGACCGCATGGGAGCATCCACGGTGACCAGCCAGCTAGCGCTGGCCTGGGCCACCAAACCAACGAACGTGCAGCCGCTTTGGAGGAAGAAGCGACTCTCCGTGGTGTGCGGTTTCTCCCGTTACCTGCATACGCTCGATCCGTCCGTCGAAGTGCCAGTGCCAGATCTGCTAGCGTATCGGTACCGACGCCCGACGCCGTACCTATATTCGGAAACTGAGATCGCGAGTCTCATCGATGCCGCTGGCACGTTGAGCCCGCCATTGCGAGCAATGACCTATCAGGCTTTATTCGGGTTGTTGGCCGTTACCGGGATGAGACTAAGCGAAGCCATCCGCCTGGATCACGATGACGTCGATCTTGACGCGGGTTTGATTCGGATCCGGCAGACCAAGTTCAATAAGCCGCGACAGTTGCCGCTGCACCCCACCACCATCGCGGCTCTTAAGGAGTATGCGCAGCAGCGGGCCAGGCTAGGCGGCAAGCCGAGGGTACCAAGCTTCTTCGTGTCCACCCGCGGAACTCGTCTGATCGACGCCTGCGTGCGTCGCGTCTTCGCACAACTCATCGCGCGCGTCGGCCTCCAACCCCGCGCCGGATCAGGCCGGCCGCGCATCCACGACCTGCGGCACACCTTCGCAGTGGCCACCCTGCGTGATTGGTATCAAGCCGGAACGGACGTCACGAGCAAGCTTCCGCTCCTGTCCGCCTATCTCGGACACGTCGACCCAGTATCCACCTACTGGTATCTCCAGGCGGCCCCCGACCTACTGGTGTTGGCGGCAGAGCGAATCGGGCACGCGAAGGGGGCATTGCGATGA